In a single window of the Flavobacterium sp. W4I14 genome:
- a CDS encoding hypothetical protein (product_source=Hypo-rule applied; superfamily=81321; transmembrane_helix_parts=Outside_1_9,TMhelix_10_32,Inside_33_38,TMhelix_39_56,Outside_57_60,TMhelix_61_83,Inside_84_114,TMhelix_115_137,Outside_138_160,TMhelix_161_183,Inside_184_203,TMhelix_204_226,Outside_227_235,TMhelix_236_254,Inside_255_274,TMhelix_275_297,Outside_298_311,TMhelix_312_329,Inside_330_332), with translation MSGTIISKILLAIVVGSAFGLFYTLLLNLHGFTRLKYKHVAISIALILFLLGLYSFEAAGIGCFIIGIGIFILAIAFIARGTADSLKALSAKFSSGDNKTQDNEDLRLNNTAFSSYVGVVFHLVIIVLICLSIFTYADDTILDQAKMDRLISDAVFQFSSTIMLMLLGVFNPFVPASLRLLSIADHIDSLKYPKLYLMLSGKKFWTVLKSLICLAIILYFIFQGYFGLLVWDSTAPYMNAYIFIIGLFIFINLVEMIRRPEVFFQKNLFRITMLLRSAFVSIFVSAILVFSTLVISTAVGADIDKLKVSSEAILFLGFNIVMCYNEFRLARA, from the coding sequence ATGAGTGGAACTATTATTTCTAAAATATTGCTGGCTATTGTAGTTGGCAGTGCATTTGGGCTGTTTTATACGCTCCTGCTAAATCTGCACGGTTTTACCAGGCTGAAGTATAAACATGTAGCCATCTCCATCGCTTTAATTCTATTTCTATTAGGCCTGTACAGTTTTGAAGCTGCAGGCATAGGTTGTTTTATTATTGGTATAGGGATTTTCATCCTCGCTATAGCATTCATAGCAAGAGGTACGGCCGATTCGCTCAAAGCGCTTTCAGCCAAATTCTCATCTGGCGACAACAAAACACAGGACAATGAAGATCTCCGGCTTAACAACACAGCTTTCAGCAGTTATGTTGGCGTGGTATTTCATCTTGTGATTATTGTTCTCATCTGCCTATCGATATTTACCTATGCTGATGATACTATATTGGACCAGGCAAAAATGGACAGGTTGATCAGTGATGCTGTTTTTCAGTTTTCGAGTACAATTATGCTTATGCTGCTAGGCGTATTTAATCCCTTTGTTCCCGCTTCGTTAAGGTTATTAAGCATTGCCGATCATATTGACAGCCTTAAATACCCTAAACTCTACCTCATGCTTTCGGGCAAAAAATTCTGGACAGTTTTAAAAAGTCTGATCTGCCTGGCCATTATTTTATACTTCATTTTCCAGGGCTATTTTGGCCTTTTGGTGTGGGATAGTACAGCGCCTTATATGAATGCATATATTTTCATTATCGGTCTTTTTATCTTTATCAATCTGGTGGAAATGATCCGTAGACCTGAAGTTTTTTTTCAAAAAAACCTGTTCAGGATAACGATGTTACTGCGGTCGGCTTTTGTGAGCATTTTCGTAAGTGCCATCCTGGTTTTCTCTACTTTGGTTATTTCTACAGCAGTTGGTGCCGATATTGATAAACTTAAAGTAAGTTCAGAAGCGATACTTTTTCTTGGTTTTAATATTGTAATGTGTTACAATGAGTTTAGGCTGGCCAGGGCTTAG
- a CDS encoding beta-galactosidase/beta-glucuronidase (product_source=COG3250; cath_funfam=2.60.40.10,3.20.20.80; cleavage_site_network=SignalP-noTM; cog=COG3250; pfam=PF00703,PF02836,PF02837; superfamily=49303,49785,51445): protein MNKKVTILFSLLGLSLSLSAQQQDKSWSMVKGKISSPWAQEINPKNVLPEYPRPQFERTGNWKNLNGLWDYAISAKSQQPAINQGKILVPFAVESSLSGVGKTVGKDSLLWYKTSFTVPANMKGKEILLHFGAVDWRSTVSINGKVVGKHEGGFDPFSFNITPFLNKSGNQILTVEVWDPTDEGPQPRGKQVKKPEGIWYTPVTGIWQTVWIEAVNKAHIDHIKITPDIDQQTVSVTPFLMGAGAGDQVKVSAWDGTTKVAEQTADGTGAISLKIADPKLWNTKNPFLYDLKVELIAKNKKVDEVKSYFAMRKTSIGKDQNGIQRMFLNNEFVFQYGPLDQGWWPDGLYTAPTDAALKFDIDKTKEMGFNMIRKHIKVEPARWYYYCDKAGMLVWQDMPSGDLGNGWENRPGVLDHGSDQNRSAESEGYYKKEWNAIIDALYNVPSIVVWTPFNEAWGQFKTVEIAKWTKEKDPSRLVNTASGGNFYPVGDIIDLHNYPHPAMPSPDYFGKDYALVLGEFGGLGLPIDGHVWQQKNNWGYQSFKNKTDLFNKYAQFTKRLAELISLGLSAGVYTQTTDVEVETNGLMTYDRKDIKFSEAQMKALHDKLYQINVPVKQ from the coding sequence ATGAACAAAAAAGTAACCATCCTTTTCTCGCTGCTGGGGCTCTCGCTGTCCCTTTCTGCGCAGCAGCAGGACAAATCGTGGTCGATGGTAAAAGGGAAAATCTCTTCACCATGGGCCCAGGAAATTAATCCTAAAAATGTATTGCCAGAATATCCTCGCCCACAGTTTGAGCGTACCGGCAACTGGAAAAACCTGAACGGGCTTTGGGATTATGCCATTTCTGCAAAATCACAACAGCCTGCAATCAACCAGGGTAAAATCCTTGTGCCTTTCGCAGTAGAGTCTTCACTTTCGGGTGTTGGCAAAACAGTAGGTAAAGATAGCTTGCTGTGGTACAAAACCAGCTTTACTGTGCCTGCAAACATGAAAGGCAAAGAAATTTTGCTTCATTTCGGTGCAGTTGATTGGAGAAGTACAGTGAGCATCAACGGTAAAGTGGTAGGTAAACATGAAGGCGGTTTCGATCCTTTCAGTTTTAATATTACCCCGTTTTTAAACAAGAGTGGAAACCAGATTTTAACCGTAGAAGTTTGGGATCCGACAGATGAAGGCCCTCAACCAAGAGGAAAACAGGTTAAAAAACCTGAAGGCATCTGGTATACCCCCGTAACCGGCATCTGGCAAACGGTGTGGATTGAGGCGGTAAACAAGGCACATATCGATCACATTAAAATAACACCTGATATCGATCAGCAAACCGTATCGGTTACCCCATTTTTAATGGGTGCCGGTGCAGGCGATCAGGTTAAAGTTTCAGCATGGGATGGTACGACCAAAGTAGCTGAGCAGACCGCAGATGGTACTGGCGCAATCAGTTTAAAAATTGCAGATCCTAAACTTTGGAATACTAAAAATCCATTTTTATATGACCTGAAAGTTGAGCTGATCGCTAAAAATAAAAAGGTTGATGAGGTGAAAAGTTATTTTGCCATGCGCAAAACCTCAATTGGCAAAGATCAGAACGGTATTCAGCGTATGTTTTTAAACAATGAATTTGTTTTTCAGTATGGTCCGCTAGATCAGGGTTGGTGGCCGGATGGGCTTTACACCGCACCAACAGATGCAGCCTTAAAGTTCGATATAGATAAAACCAAAGAAATGGGTTTTAATATGATCAGAAAACACATTAAAGTAGAGCCCGCACGTTGGTATTACTACTGCGATAAAGCAGGTATGCTGGTTTGGCAGGATATGCCAAGCGGCGACCTGGGTAACGGCTGGGAAAACCGCCCTGGTGTTTTAGACCATGGATCGGATCAAAACAGAAGCGCCGAATCTGAAGGATATTACAAAAAAGAGTGGAATGCCATTATTGATGCACTTTACAATGTGCCTTCAATCGTAGTATGGACACCTTTCAATGAGGCCTGGGGGCAGTTTAAAACAGTAGAAATTGCCAAATGGACAAAAGAGAAAGACCCTTCAAGATTGGTGAATACGGCCAGTGGAGGTAATTTCTATCCGGTTGGCGATATTATCGACCTGCATAATTACCCGCATCCGGCTATGCCTAGTCCTGATTATTTTGGAAAAGACTATGCCCTTGTACTGGGCGAGTTTGGTGGGCTTGGCCTGCCTATTGATGGGCACGTGTGGCAACAGAAAAATAACTGGGGTTATCAGAGTTTTAAAAACAAAACCGATCTGTTTAATAAATACGCCCAGTTTACCAAACGTTTAGCAGAATTAATCTCATTAGGGCTTTCTGCTGGAGTGTATACTCAAACTACCGATGTCGAAGTAGAAACCAATGGCTTGATGACCTATGATAGAAAAGATATTAAGTTTTCTGAAGCACAGATGAAAGCTTTGCACGATAAGCTTTATCAGATAAATGTGCCGGTAAAGCAATAG
- a CDS encoding hypothetical protein (product_source=Hypo-rule applied; pfam=PF12866,PF18003) → MKNRFYIIIAAVAVLFSSCKKDNYDAPAADFTGRIVYKGEAINMQYGQVNFELWQSGFGNYSALNVNVSQDGNFSAKLFDGNYKLVFSPNQGPFLWKKNAAGKQDTIAVNISGNKVMDIEVTPYYMIRGASLTAASGKVNGFCKLEKIITDANAKDIESVSLYINKTQFVDGGNNIGVQELRGVALADLNNLNMSVSIPTIVPTQNYVFARIGVKVAGVDDLIFTPVTKISF, encoded by the coding sequence ATGAAAAATAGATTTTATATCATCATAGCCGCAGTTGCTGTACTTTTTTCATCATGTAAAAAAGATAATTACGATGCGCCTGCAGCCGATTTCACAGGAAGGATCGTATATAAAGGCGAAGCCATCAATATGCAGTACGGCCAGGTAAATTTCGAACTTTGGCAGTCGGGCTTTGGCAACTACTCCGCACTAAATGTAAACGTTAGCCAGGATGGCAATTTTTCGGCTAAGTTATTTGATGGGAACTATAAACTGGTTTTCTCCCCAAACCAAGGTCCGTTTTTGTGGAAAAAGAATGCAGCCGGTAAACAAGATACCATCGCGGTAAATATTAGCGGTAACAAGGTGATGGATATTGAAGTAACGCCTTACTACATGATCCGCGGCGCTAGCTTAACCGCTGCATCTGGAAAAGTGAACGGGTTCTGCAAACTGGAAAAAATCATCACTGATGCCAATGCAAAGGATATAGAAAGTGTATCGCTTTATATCAACAAAACACAGTTTGTAGATGGAGGTAATAATATTGGCGTACAAGAACTTAGGGGTGTAGCCTTAGCCGACCTGAATAACTTAAATATGAGTGTAAGTATCCCTACAATTGTACCGACACAAAATTATGTTTTTGCCAGGATAGGGGTTAAAGTTGCAGGAGTAGATGACCTGATTTTTACGCCTGTAACTAAAATAAGTTTTTAA
- a CDS encoding GH43 family beta-xylosidase (product_source=COG3940; cath_funfam=2.115.10.20; cleavage_site_network=SignalP-noTM; cog=COG3940; pfam=PF04616; superfamily=75005) — protein sequence MNAFKIRYLFVALCLLHVAGLHAQTFTNPLLPSGADPYSFYKDGFYYYTHTTGNRVDLWKTKTLDGLKEAERKTIWRAPAETMYSKEIWAPEVMFLRGKWYAYFAADDGRNENHRMYVLENASTDPMKGEWVFKGKIADPTDKWAIDGDVIDFKGQLYMIWSGWEGDENGMQEIFIAKLKNPWTVAGKRVKISTPKFSWEKIGDLGGGAHVDVNEGPQFLPHGDKIFVIYSASGCWTDFYALGMLSASAKSNLLDPASWTKSDQPVFQQSPKDGVYAPGHNSFFKSPDGKEDWILYHANDKPGQGCGGFRSPRAQKFSWNSDGTPNFGTPVKAGLNITSPANPNKN from the coding sequence ATGAATGCTTTTAAAATAAGATATCTGTTTGTCGCATTATGCCTGTTACACGTAGCAGGTTTACATGCACAAACATTTACCAATCCTTTATTGCCATCGGGTGCCGATCCTTATAGCTTTTATAAAGATGGTTTTTATTACTATACCCATACTACCGGAAACCGTGTAGATCTTTGGAAAACCAAAACCTTGGATGGTCTAAAAGAGGCGGAGCGGAAAACTATTTGGCGTGCACCTGCAGAAACCATGTACAGTAAAGAAATTTGGGCACCTGAAGTGATGTTTTTAAGGGGCAAATGGTACGCTTACTTTGCAGCCGATGATGGGAGAAACGAAAACCACCGCATGTACGTTTTGGAGAATGCTTCGACCGATCCGATGAAAGGCGAGTGGGTATTTAAAGGCAAAATTGCCGATCCGACTGATAAATGGGCCATTGATGGCGATGTGATCGATTTTAAAGGCCAGTTGTATATGATCTGGTCTGGATGGGAGGGAGATGAAAACGGCATGCAGGAAATTTTTATCGCCAAACTTAAAAACCCCTGGACAGTAGCGGGTAAACGGGTAAAGATTTCTACACCCAAATTTAGCTGGGAAAAAATCGGAGACCTTGGTGGAGGAGCGCATGTGGATGTAAACGAAGGACCTCAGTTTTTGCCGCACGGTGATAAAATATTTGTCATTTATTCGGCCAGTGGCTGTTGGACAGATTTTTATGCTTTGGGGATGCTTTCCGCTTCGGCTAAAAGCAATCTGCTCGACCCTGCTTCCTGGACAAAATCCGATCAGCCTGTTTTTCAGCAATCGCCAAAAGACGGTGTTTATGCGCCAGGCCATAACTCATTTTTTAAATCGCCAGATGGCAAAGAAGATTGGATCCTATATCACGCCAATGATAAACCGGGCCAGGGCTGCGGAGGTTTCCGCTCGCCCCGGGCCCAAAAGTTCAGCTGGAATAGCGACGGGACACCAAATTTTGGAACCCCGGTAAAAGCAGGACTGAACATCACATCACCAGCTAACCCCAATAAAAACTAA
- a CDS encoding uncharacterized protein YcbX (product_source=COG3217; cath_funfam=2.40.33.20; cog=COG3217; ko=KO:K07140; pfam=PF03473,PF03476; superfamily=141673) has product MNKLLLSEINIYPIKSLGGIRLEKAQLEEKGLQYDRRWMLVDEEGIFITQRKHFELALLQVDIGDGKLTVSHKTLPEQNISFSLDEDTGEQLSVVIWNDTATALEVNKAVSDWFSNFLKFKVRLVKMPLTEKRLVDRDYASNDEVVSFADGYPCLLIGQSSLDGLNEKLDDPIRMDRFRPNFVFTGGEPHVEDSFKTFHIGEVLFSAVKPCARCVLITIDQQTGEKGQEPLRTLASYRTVGKKVMFGQNLLHQQPGIIRVGDEVKVVDWKN; this is encoded by the coding sequence ATGAACAAACTTCTCCTTTCTGAAATCAATATTTATCCAATTAAATCATTGGGTGGTATCCGGCTTGAAAAAGCACAGCTTGAAGAAAAAGGCCTCCAATATGATAGAAGATGGATGCTTGTTGATGAAGAAGGTATCTTTATTACCCAACGGAAACATTTTGAACTGGCACTGCTACAGGTGGATATTGGGGATGGTAAATTAACCGTTTCCCATAAAACATTACCTGAGCAAAATATATCATTTTCTTTGGATGAAGATACTGGCGAACAGTTATCCGTTGTAATATGGAACGATACCGCCACCGCACTTGAAGTAAATAAAGCCGTAAGCGATTGGTTTTCCAATTTCCTAAAATTTAAGGTGAGATTGGTAAAAATGCCTTTAACTGAAAAAAGGCTGGTCGATCGGGATTATGCTTCGAATGATGAAGTGGTCAGTTTTGCCGATGGCTATCCCTGCCTGCTTATCGGCCAATCGTCGCTTGATGGGCTTAATGAAAAGCTCGATGATCCAATCCGAATGGACCGTTTCCGCCCAAATTTTGTTTTTACCGGTGGGGAGCCACATGTTGAGGATAGTTTCAAAACCTTTCACATTGGTGAGGTATTGTTTTCGGCAGTAAAACCATGCGCCAGATGCGTGCTCATTACTATCGATCAGCAAACTGGCGAAAAAGGACAGGAACCATTAAGAACATTGGCCAGCTACCGTACAGTAGGTAAAAAGGTCATGTTCGGCCAGAACTTACTTCATCAACAACCGGGGATTATCCGTGTTGGCGATGAGGTAAAGGTTGTAGACTGGAAAAACTGA
- a CDS encoding endo-1,4-beta-mannosidase (product_source=COG3934; cog=COG3934; pfam=PF00150; superfamily=51445), protein MNLKNYALLAVLSFNISLGFAQKTKKSAEPAKVWSIEKANAWYKEHKWLTGANYIPSNAINQLEMWQADTFSPDLIDKELGWAEGIGFNTLRVFLFSKAWSQDPEGFKKRMDQFLTITQKHGIKPMFVFFDDCWNKTSAIGKQPEPKTGIHNSGWLQDPGDPAFKEEANFPELEKYVKDVLTHFAHDKRILLWDLYNEPGNSGKLEATIPLLTKTISWARSVNPDQPISIGLWSWGFEKLNEIQLANSDIVTYHNYEAPDWHQRTIDLLKASGRPLICTEYMARSRNSRFANILPMLKNENVGAINWGFAAGKTNTKYAWDTPLADGSDPIEWFHEIFQPDGTPYRLDEVNLIKKLNNK, encoded by the coding sequence ATGAACTTAAAAAACTACGCGCTACTTGCTGTCTTGAGCTTTAACATCAGCTTGGGTTTTGCGCAAAAAACAAAAAAAAGCGCCGAACCTGCAAAGGTCTGGTCGATAGAAAAAGCCAATGCCTGGTACAAAGAACATAAATGGTTAACAGGGGCCAACTACATTCCTTCTAATGCCATTAACCAGTTGGAAATGTGGCAGGCCGATACCTTTTCACCCGATCTTATCGATAAAGAACTGGGCTGGGCCGAAGGAATCGGTTTTAATACGCTGCGTGTATTCCTGTTCAGTAAAGCCTGGAGTCAGGATCCTGAAGGTTTTAAAAAGAGAATGGACCAATTTTTAACCATTACCCAAAAACATGGTATTAAACCGATGTTTGTCTTTTTCGACGATTGCTGGAATAAAACTTCGGCGATTGGTAAACAGCCCGAGCCTAAAACGGGTATTCACAATTCCGGCTGGTTGCAGGATCCTGGCGATCCGGCTTTTAAAGAAGAAGCCAATTTCCCTGAACTCGAAAAATATGTAAAGGATGTACTTACCCATTTTGCACACGATAAAAGGATTTTACTTTGGGATTTGTACAATGAACCCGGAAATAGCGGAAAGTTAGAAGCCACCATACCTTTGCTAACCAAAACCATTAGCTGGGCAAGGTCGGTTAATCCCGATCAGCCGATTTCTATCGGATTATGGAGCTGGGGTTTTGAAAAGCTTAACGAAATACAGCTGGCCAACTCAGACATTGTAACCTATCATAACTACGAGGCACCAGACTGGCACCAAAGAACCATCGATCTGTTAAAAGCCAGTGGCCGACCATTAATCTGTACCGAATATATGGCCCGATCGCGCAATAGCCGATTCGCTAACATTTTGCCAATGTTAAAGAACGAAAACGTTGGCGCCATTAACTGGGGTTTTGCTGCGGGTAAAACCAACACCAAATATGCCTGGGATACCCCGCTTGCCGATGGATCTGATCCGATTGAGTGGTTTCACGAAATCTTTCAGCCCGATGGTACCCCTTACCGTTTGGATGAAGTTAACCTGATTAAAAAACTCAATAACAAATAA
- a CDS encoding hypothetical protein (product_source=Hypo-rule applied), producing the protein MRTLVAIVVRLLRRLKEPSRNDDSSKPIAAKKNLCDLYGFL; encoded by the coding sequence ATGCGCACGCTGGTAGCGATCGTTGTAAGATTGCTTCGTCGGCTGAAAGAGCCTTCTCGCAATGACGATTCTTCGAAGCCTATCGCTGCAAAAAAAAACCTCTGTGATTTATATGGATTTTTATAA
- a CDS encoding xylan 1,4-beta-xylosidase (product_source=KO:K01198; cath_funfam=2.115.10.20; cleavage_site_network=SignalP-noTM; cog=COG3507; ko=KO:K01198; pfam=PF04616; superfamily=75005), translated as MKYLFAFFLCFFVFATGKNVFAKQLNDTLYLADPTIFLDRGVYYLYGTSGDEGFLVYASSDLKNWTKPTTKNKGFALKKGDAFGNKGFWAPQVFKRGKTYFMAYTADEQIAIAHSNSPAGPFVQEELKAISGTGKQIDPFVFTDTDGKNYLYHVKLDHGNRIFVTELKDDFSDVIAETTKFCLSGTAPWENTAKTDWPVTEGPTVIKKDNLYYLFYSANDFRNPDYAVGYATSNAATGPWIKYQGNPIISKKVLQINGTGHGDFFMDKNGALQYVFHTHHSNDKVSPRATAIIKAAFIKEKNESFRMQIDPESFRFLMQSAAKTF; from the coding sequence ATGAAATACCTTTTCGCCTTTTTTTTATGCTTCTTCGTATTTGCTACCGGTAAAAACGTGTTTGCTAAGCAACTAAACGATACCCTTTACCTGGCCGATCCAACGATTTTTTTGGATCGCGGCGTATATTATTTATATGGCACCAGCGGCGATGAAGGTTTCCTGGTTTATGCTTCCAGCGACCTTAAAAACTGGACTAAACCGACCACAAAAAATAAAGGATTCGCATTAAAAAAGGGCGATGCCTTTGGGAACAAGGGGTTTTGGGCGCCGCAGGTATTTAAAAGAGGCAAAACCTATTTTATGGCCTATACTGCTGATGAGCAGATTGCCATTGCGCATAGTAATAGCCCCGCAGGACCTTTCGTTCAGGAAGAATTAAAAGCAATTTCAGGTACAGGCAAGCAGATCGACCCTTTTGTATTTACCGATACAGACGGGAAAAACTACCTCTACCATGTAAAGCTCGATCATGGCAACAGGATTTTTGTAACAGAACTGAAAGATGATTTTTCTGATGTGATCGCTGAAACAACAAAATTTTGTTTATCAGGAACAGCACCATGGGAAAATACAGCGAAAACCGACTGGCCGGTAACCGAAGGGCCAACGGTAATCAAAAAGGATAATCTTTACTATCTTTTTTATTCGGCTAATGATTTCAGAAATCCTGATTATGCCGTGGGTTATGCTACTTCAAACGCAGCTACCGGACCCTGGATAAAGTATCAGGGCAACCCGATTATCAGTAAAAAGGTATTGCAAATAAACGGCACCGGGCATGGCGATTTCTTTATGGATAAAAACGGCGCATTACAGTATGTTTTTCATACGCATCATTCAAATGATAAAGTATCGCCAAGAGCTACAGCTATAATCAAAGCCGCCTTTATAAAAGAGAAAAATGAAAGTTTTCGCATGCAGATCGACCCCGAAAGTTTTCGGTTTTTAATGCAAAGTGCGGCAAAAACATTTTAA
- a CDS encoding ribosomal-protein-alanine N-acetyltransferase (product_source=KO:K03790; cath_funfam=3.40.630.30; cog=COG1670; ko=KO:K03790; pfam=PF13302; superfamily=55729): MKPLDFSTFPILETDRLALRKLSLEDAPVIYQLRSDVEVAVLTGKAPFLHINEAIAYINKIDNLINNDESIYWVASYKGDNAMIGAACLWNFDLQNETVEIGYELLPEFQGKGIMVEIITCILRYAFEVMGVKTIIACPSSDNPPSVKLLEKMGFEIASSDHQNMHANVPGMLTFILTSYQ; the protein is encoded by the coding sequence ATGAAACCACTCGATTTTTCCACTTTCCCTATACTCGAAACCGATAGATTGGCACTTCGCAAGCTTTCGTTGGAAGATGCTCCTGTAATTTATCAATTGCGTTCGGATGTTGAGGTGGCTGTTTTAACGGGCAAGGCACCCTTCCTTCATATCAATGAAGCCATTGCATATATCAATAAAATCGATAACCTGATCAATAATGATGAATCTATATACTGGGTTGCTTCTTATAAGGGTGATAACGCTATGATAGGTGCAGCCTGCCTATGGAATTTTGATCTCCAGAACGAGACCGTGGAAATTGGGTATGAGTTGCTTCCGGAGTTTCAGGGTAAAGGTATAATGGTAGAGATCATTACCTGTATACTCCGGTATGCATTTGAGGTAATGGGCGTTAAAACCATTATTGCTTGCCCATCAAGCGATAACCCGCCTTCTGTAAAACTACTCGAAAAAATGGGTTTTGAAATTGCCTCAAGCGATCATCAAAATATGCATGCAAATGTTCCGGGCATGCTTACATTTATCCTTACAAGTTATCAATAA